The genomic segment CTGGAGGCTCCTCCAAGCTTGGGGCACGTTCCAGGCATCTCTTGGATAGAAAAAATGTTAGCCTGGCATCCCTTCCGTTGCTGGACCATGAGTTCACATCACACCCCTCTCAGAAGAAGAGAGATGAGCCCTGGTGGCTGAGCCCTGGGCCAGGAGGGAAGGAAGCATTGGAAGCCAGTTACCTCACCCGTAGGCCACGAGAATTCTCCATACCCCAGCTTCATGTCCAGCCCGAAATGCCCTCGGTAGACGCAGCCATCCTGCCACTCCTGCACACCTTGGACCAGCTGGATGTAGGTCTCCTTCAGGTCCTGCTCCTTAAGGGGGGCCtggggctcctcctcctcctcctcctcctcctccggggcCTCTGGCATGTTCCTGGCGGCATGAAGGGCAGCAAGAGGGAAGAACCGAACTGGCCAGAGGTCTTCAGAGTGACTGTGTGCCGAGAACCGCACTCTACCACACCGCACCTCCCAACAACCCCAAGGCAAAGGCTGTTGGTATCCTCATTCTccagaaagggaaactgaggcagagagggtaCAGTGATTGCCCTGGAAGTGGAAAGTACTGTAAGGCTGTCTAACAAGGGTAATGGTGTGCAGCATCCACCCAGAGCTGGGCAGACACTGGTGGACCAATGGAACAGGCTACGCAAGGAGAGGGAGCTTCGGGTCAAGGGATGCTCCAAGAGCAACTCAAGGGGCAGCAGTGGACCCCTCAGAGGAAGGGCAGATGCAGGGGTGGGTGGACGCTTAGCAGAGGCAGAGAATGTGTGCCTGGGTGGGCTTGCCTCTTTCCTGTTCTTGCTATCTAAAAGTACAATCCTGATTCAAAGGTGGACCCAGCCtcacccagcacacacacaccctctctgcctccctcccccctctaaAGGCCTGTCTTGGGGATGCTACATCCGGGTGTCTGTCTAACCCGTGCTGTGGTCAGGCTGCACACAGTGTAGGAACACTCAGACTCTGAGCCCCCCTCCACCAGATGGCCCTCAAATGCCAGCCATGAGCCACAGAGGCCTAAAGCCGGCCCGACAAGGAGGGACTGAGCTGCTACAAACACAAGGATTTCTATTCCATGTTGTTATACGCCTGTAGGAAGAAGCCAAGAAGGATAGACACCaacatgtgccgggagccggtccatccttgctgtttcaaagaacctggcatatatggcatactgttcttaaaatgtttgctcaccttcttggcactatgtgttttaaccaaggtctcctctctgagaaaggttgtttccccaggtagggattttcccctgaagttagggaggggataaaacccctcaactaagtgcaaggcgggtaattaatcactttaactacgaacaatcatgcttaagctacataatctttactccctggaatggagataagaaatgccctaacctttgtaatagagattgataggattgaatcaactggtataaatacagatgtaacaagacagcaagagacagaacttagaacacagaaccttggcacagaacctacacagaacctagacacagaagaacttcgctggagagaacatggcaaaagatcctggactgaacttgattatagaacatggcaagagaacctgactagaacctggtgactgaacctggctggagaacctagtgagagaaccgaaccagaacttggctagagatcctaagcagaacttcgctggagatcctgaacagaacttggctggagatcctggctagagatcctggctaggctgctgatcaactgaacgctatctccatgtcattccttcttcgccgactccgtccacacctttggggacccctggacctgctggggttggaccccggcaaacatGCAACAATGATGAAGTCTGGGGCTCAGATATGCTTTGCTGTTGTTCTTTTGCTTACCTGTgtttatgggttgaattgtgcccccaccccctaaaATGTGTTGGAGTCCTACCCCTTCAGAACCTCacaatgtgactttatttggaccCTAATCCAATGTGACCATTGTCCttataaaagaaagaagttgGGACACAGAGGATTGTAGAGAGGTGACGTGTAGACAGAGAAAACACAGCCATCTGCATGCCTTGGGGAGAGGCCTGCCACAGACTCGTCCCACACCCTAAAAGAGAACCACCCTGCCCACACCTCTTGGACTTCACACCTGAGAACAATAaattgttgtttaagccacctgcCTGTGGTTCTTTGTTAGAGCCCTGGCAAATGAGCATAccagtattttctcattttctacaTGGCACAGATACTacttgttaattaaaaaaaattaatgaggagGAAAGATAACTGgcagtaaaaataagaaaaatacaaattttcaaaaatttccctaaaataataaataaaaatgattttgaggTTAAATAAGAAAATCATACTGCAGCCAATCAGCTGTAGGGCCCACTTCAGGGTCACTGGAAATGACCAGCTGGCAAGGTGGACACGAGTTTGACCACTTGGCTCTGTCACCAGATAGTTCCTTACTTCCTCATGTCAGTCTGCTCAGAGGCTGTGACAAACTCACAGATGGGCAGCTTACACAGCAGGCATTTATTACTcccagttctggaagctggaggtTCAAGGTCAGGGTGTCTGAAGACTTGGTTCTCTGTGCCTTCAATGCTGGAGAGTGGGAGCTATTAGTCTCTTCTTCTTGTGAGGACAGTAATGCCATCATGGGGCCCCACCCTCAGGATCTCACCTAATCCTAATTACCACACGGATCTCCCAAAAGTCCCCTTCCCTAATACTATCACATTGTGGTTAGGGCTTTGACATAGGAATTTCAGgggtgggggacacaattcagtccataaaaGGGACAAACACAGTGGGTTAGAGGGTGGATTTTTCCTCGCTCTTAGAGAAGCACCTGGCCCAAAGTAGGCCTACCAAGTGTCAGCTCTCACATCAACACCCTGTGAAGACGGTATGCCAACCTGGGACTGGGACCCCCATGGTGTAAAGCAAATGCCCTAAGGCTGTGAGGTGACAGACAAGCCCAGTGTGGGCAGGCTAGAGtctagcccagccatgggcaaactacggcccgcgggccggatccagcccatttgaaatgaataaaaaaaaaaaaaaaaaaaaaaaaaaaaaaagaccgtacccttttatgtaatgatgtttactttgaatttatattagttcacacaaacactccatccaggcttttgttccggccctccggtccagtttaagaacccattgtggctctcgagtcaaaaagtttgcccacccctggtctagccgcTAGACGGAAGGTGCAAAGATCAGGCTCTGGGGCCCAGTCGCCCATTATGGTAAATTTCCTCAGTGGCTGTTGATACAACATTGGGGTTTTGCTATTTCTCCAGAGACTAGATTTTTGAGGGATAATATAACTTTTAGCGATTTCTTAACACCTGCCCCAAAGCTGGATCCCAGCTAAGTCTGGTCCTCAGCGTTGGCCTCAGACTGCCCTACCTTTTGGTGAAGAGGATGGAGCTCTCCAAGGTCCCTGGGGAATCCTCATAGGACGTAGGCTTgctgcctctcctctccagctGGTCTGAGGAATAACCACCTTCCATGTCTCTCGTCTATGAACCTGGAAGCAAACCCGGAGACCCACAGTAGCTCTCAGGGCTCCTGGTAAGTGCCCACTGACCACCCACCGCCCACTGGCCTCAGAGGAACCGCCCCTTCCCCAAACCGGACCTGGTCCAAGGCCACCAGGCCACCCATCCTGTTAGAACCTCCAGGAAATCCTCGCCAGAGCTCCGAGGGTCTCCTGTCCCTTCCGTGGGGTGAAAACCACAGGAAGGGCCGGTGGGGCCACCCTCCCACGGCCACAAGTGGCGAGGTCAGTCCGGCGCCAGCTGAGTACCCTCCATTCCCCCGGGGTCCTCAGGAGCCAGCTGCGACCCAGAACTCACAGCCTAACACGCAAGTCGGGTCTCAAAtttcctctctgttcctcctcAGAAGCGTGGGACCACGCGcagcccccgccgccgcctcagtggagctcagagacaaccccccccccccaacacacacacacacacacacacacacacacacacacacaaacggcTCACCGCAATTCGCTGCTGCCCCGCCGGGATCCCGACCGCGCCCCTGCCACGGGGTCGCACCAGGCTCGGAGAGCTCACAGCGACCACAACAGGTCAGCCAGCAGCGCAGACCCGCCGGCCAGTCTCCACTGGGCACAGTGCTGGAGCCCAACAGCGTCGGGTTTCCCTGGAGACGACCTCACTCCCCGCCCACGTGCCCGCTACAGCTCTTGGCCTGGCCAATCCCGCGCCCGCCTCTCCCGGACACGCCCCCAGGCGTTCAGGGTCGGGGCAAGGTGTGACCCTCTGTGACTTCACAGGAATCCCTGGCCGGGTGTACCTGCCCTCTGACCCCGCCCGGTGGGCACACACCCTCCCCTCGTGCCCCCGCacctccccacctgctgctggcctTCTGTCTGAGTCCCCCGCAGGGAGCCGGCAGTCGGTCTCCCTCTCTACACCCTTTACTGACCCCTATGTCCAACAGAGATGCTGGGTCAGCCTCTGGCCTAGAGCATACCCCGGGAGATGGAGCGAAATGCTCCCAACGCCCCCGCGAGGAGGGCCCCAGGAAACGGCCGCACAGCTGAGGGATAAATTAACGTCTGCCATCGCCGGATCGGATGGAGCTCTGCCTGGCTCTGAAGCGGGCTTCCTTCCTCGGTAAATGTTTGTGGGAGGCACAGAGCGGGAGCTCAAGGTCTGGTGGGGAAACTAGATGAGGTAAAGGCCTGGGCTCACTGGGAGAGAAGGATTAGCTGTTGGGACTGACAAGTTAGAAGTCTCCAGAACACCTCTTTTTGGGCCGCATTTTAGGATTTAGAATTGTTTGGCCAATCTCACCAAACTGTCAGATTTTTCacaaatgggtgtgtgtgtgtgtgtgtgtacaaatagTAGTTTTTAACTactgtctagtccagtggttctcaaccttcctaatgccacgaccctttaatacagttcctcatgttgtggtgacccccaaccataaaattatttttgttgctacttcataactgtaatgttgctactgttaagaatcgtaatgtaaatatctgttatgcaggatgtattttcattgttataaattgaacataattaaagcatagtgattaaaaacaaaaacactatgtaattacatatgtgttttccgatggtcttaggcgacccctgtgaaagggtcgttcgacccccaaaggggtctcgacccacaggttgagaaccactggtctagtcttTTGTATTGGGCAGTATATTAGTTTCCtaaagctgctgtaacaaagcattacaaactgggtggcttaaactaACATAAgtttttctttcatcagtgtttgtGTCTCCAAATCTTCCTCTCCTCTAAGGACACTAGTCATTTGGTTTAATCCGATATGACatcattacatctgcaaagaccctatttccaaatcaGGTCATTAACAGGTACCAGGGGTTTAGGGCCCACCATTCAACCCTCAACAGGTGATAGGATTTACCAGGTTTGTGGGATCTTTTGAAGTGTTCGTTGAGTTTCTCTTTACATAAACACCTTTACAGACAGCTCGTTGTGCCTCTGCTTGGCTTCCCAAACTGCTGTTgaagggagcaggaaggagggctCTCCTCAGGAAGCTGGTGTCAGGTCCAGAAGAGGGTGGTCCACACTAAACACAGCCACCAAGGTGAAGAGAATAGACTGGAGGCAGAGGCTAGTTACCTACTCATTCGCTCAATGGGATGAAGGAGTGTGACGTATCACGTAGGAGGCCTTGGAACAGAAAACCCACCTCATCCTCCAACAATAAAGGGTGATTTGCTGGCTTAGGAAACCGAACAGCCCCAAGAGGAAGGTCTCAGgtttggtttggttcagtggcccAACAATGTCATCAAGGATCTGGTTTCTCCCAGCGTGGCGTTCACCCAAGGCTGCCTTCCCCTTGTGGTGTTAAGGATAAAATGGAGATCTCCATGCTCCTCTCCGCCTCGGTCCATGAGAGCCCAAGCCCTTTGATGAAGCAATGATGGGATAACAGCTTTACTGATTGGCTAGAGGTAACCAGGACCCACTTCTGGAACTGGGGGACAGAAAATCTATTTGGTTGGCTCCCATGAACTTGGGAAAATGGGAATTTCATTGCCTCTCCAACCCAAGAAAGCCCATCTGTCCTTAGGGCAGAAGAAGGAAATGGATTCTGGGAGGGCTTTTGTGGGAGATGTCCGGACCCGCAGCCAATGAAGACCTGGCTGCAAAGTGGTATCTGAGTCTTTAGCTCAGAAAGGAGCTGGCCCAGGTTGTAACAAAGATCTGACGGTTAGCAGTGCTTGGAGGCTGCAGCTGAACCGAGAGAATTAAGACCACCCAGAGATTATACATAGGTTCATTCTGTCAGATTTATCCAGTACTAGGtatggggtagggggtgggaggggttcGGTACTGGAGAATAATCTCTGTTAGAATGGATTGCAAATCTTAGGCAAACAATGGAGATGAATCAGAAAATTTTACTATCAttagaataaaattgaaattgcaactaaataaatatatgcaaGACTGCAGTCAGTTATTTTTCACTGAAACCATTCCCTGAAAGGAACCGGTCATCAGAAAAATCTATTGAAGAGGtggtattctttttctttttttaatatatttctattgatttcagagaagggagagggagagagagaaacagcaatgatgagaaaaatcagtgatgGGCCACTTCCTACACTCCCCacacctggggatcaagcctgcaacctgggcatatgctctgactggaaatccaaccgtgatgacttcctggttcataggtcgacgctcaaccaccgagccacacttgCTGGGCTTGAAGAGGTATTCTTAATGACTCTTACTGAAGAGGCAACTGTGTGGATATTAAATGATACTTTTTGAAGTTAACAAGGATGTCTCAAAAGTTAATaacttagaaaaataacaaaaataccgtttattaaaaaaaatgaaaagttaatgGTAAATAGCTTTATATAAACCATGTTTTACAATAAAAGGGAAATacccctaaccagtttggctcagtggatagagcgttggcctgcagactgaagggtcccaggttcgattctggtcaagggcacatgcccaggttgtgggctccatccccagtggaggccatgccggaggcagctaatcaatgattcactcatcattgatgttcctatctctctcttcctctctgaaatcaataaaaatatatcttaaaaaataaataaaagggaaataaaatgcaGAAATTACAAAGGGCAACTTATCAGGAAGCAGATAACAGGAGGAATAAGCATAAAGCTATACTAAAGGTCACCTCAGCCCGCAATACAGTTATAGGAAGTAGTTATTAAGAAtacatgataaaaagaaaaatacacgaAACCAGGCGATTTACCAAGACAACGATATTGAGAATACTGGTCAGGTGCGGATGAGGATCTGCGACAGGGCCCCCCTGCTCCTCTGCACAACAGCCACAGCTTGAGACGCCCCCTCCCCGAGCCCCGCGGTAGCCCACCTGGCCCGCCCGCCTGGTCAGACTCCGGTGCAGCTGAACCTCTCGGGTCGCAGGGACCTTCATCCAATTCTAGAAGCCCGCCTCTCCTGTCTGCTGGTAAGCTCCCCCCACACGTAGCACCCGTAGCCAATCAGAGGAGGCCTTCCGCAGGGCCTGACTAATGAGGAGGTGGCCAGGGGCTTGTGGGCGGGACCCGCTCGTGCACAGCCGAGATGCTGACCGCTCCGGGCGGCCCTCGGATACCTTTAGGACACGGGCCAGCCTCCAGACTTCCCAAAATAGACCCCCGGGCCAGATGCCTGAGCGCGTCATGGACTCCGGAGGAGCCGAACGCCTCGGCGGCGGCCCGGCCACACAGCCGCCATTGGCGCACGTCGCCCCCTCGCTCTTTCTTGGGAACGCACGCACTGCAGCCGCGTCTGAGCTGCTGGCGTGCGCGGGCGTCACCCTGTGCGTTAACGTCTCGCGCCAGCAGCCCGGGCCGCGCGCTCCCGGCGTGGCCGAGCTGCGCGTGCCCGTGTTCGACGACCCAGCCGAGGACCTGCTGGCCCACCTGGAGCCCACCTGCGCCGCCATGGAGGCCGCAGTGCGTGCCGGCGGCGCCTGCCTCGTCTACTGCAAGAATGGCCGCAGCCGCCTGGCCGCTGTCTGCACGGCGTACCTCATGCGGCACCGTGGCCTGAGCCTGGCGCAGGCCTTCCAGGTAGGGCGGTCCTTCAGGTGGGGTAGGGCGGAGCCGGGGGTGGGAGCCTTCTCAGAGGGGCGGGGctccgggcgggggcggggcaccCCCTGGTGGTGGGCAGTTGAGGACTTTATAGCGAGTGCTGCGGGGCGTTTCACCTAATCCCCTCCTTTGCAGACCGTGAAGAGCGCCCGCCCCGTGGCCGagcccaaccctggcttctggtCCCAGCTCCAGAAGTACGAGGAGGGCCTGCAGTCCAGGTCCCGCCTGACCCCGGAGCCCTCCACACAGTGAGCCCTGATTGGTCAGCCCAACCCCCAAGCCAGACTGGGAGTTTCCTGGGATGGTGTAATCCAAGCAAGTCAAACTCAGGACCTCAGACCGCATACAGCCCACAActaatatttttgcggcccagccaatgtaagggtatgtaagaaatgttttaattaaaattttgtaacttaagttttacaatatcctgttctATAAAATCCTATAAAAAGGCTAATAAggaatgaccagtctctatggtgtgcactgaccaccagggggcagacgctcaacgcaggagctgctccctggtggtcagtgcactcccacagggggagcgctgctcagccagaagccctgctcactgggcctctcccacctccacagcagtgctaaggatgtctgactgccggcttaggcccggtccccctgggacatcagtcggacatcccctgagggctcctggactgcgagagggtgcaggccaggctgagagattccccctcccccagtgcatgaatttcatgcaccgggcctctattattaataacaaactacagcATTCACTAATGacattactataattgtgttgcattcatttcccttattcaCCTTACGCTCAGGTGCACCATTtgtctccactaatactagcagggactattttagcagccgattgccacgtcattagtcttggactgacttgtttggtgtgcgcaacagggaatattttgctttcggaaaataagaaaaataggtttatttgcgttatgcttactAATTTGTGCCGTTATTCAGTAtctagtaagttaatgttcaagaaaaatattaatttttattaaaatgttctatttatgttaatgattactcatttatttcagccctttgtattcagcatgtctctattgaaataaacctacgtttctatgaaaattgaagcttttgtttttttgcggcccacatgaatttaaaccttgtttatgtggcccatgttagcctttgagtttgagaTGCTTGGTGTAATCCATTCACAATCCCAGTTTATTACACTGGGCTTCGTCAGGAAGATCAAAACTACTTGAACTTTAGGCAGAAAGACATTATAGGGAAATCATGGCCGGGAGCCAACGTCAGGAGATGGGGAAGTTCAGGGGTCACAGAGACCTGCCACCCTGATATTGGCTGCTGGCCACTGTGACTTGGACAACTCTGGAGGACACCTGGGGCTGCTGGCAAACTCATGTCTGCAACGTGCTTAAACCGTAGAGGCTTTTCCCCAGGCTCACACTGGTCCTGTCTCTTATCTCAGAACCCAAAACTGGATTGGGTCAGCGAGGCCCCATGGTTTCCAGATTTATAGTTGCCATGACATGCAGGTGAGGGTGCAAGGCTGTGACAAACCACCTAGCACACCCACCTCTTACCATACCTTCCAGTTCCAGCAACAGCATTGAGCCCTAGTCTGACCTCCTGCAGCCACCTTCACACCAACAATGCACTGGCCACATGCACATCTGAGTCTGTGCATTCCTCTTCTGGTTAACATGCACCTCATATGGACAACCTGTGGCCTAAAGATATTAGGAAATTTATCACCAGCAATACTTCTTAAATAAGGTagtggggaaagaaaaggaaaaattgggTAATACATGTTGTCAAGTGATAATCGGtgccaattcaatgccaacaggaagCCCCAATATGGGGTGTGGTGCAGAAAGAAACTATTCAAAACAGCTCAATTGCAACACAGCATAGTTGTTTTAAAACAGCAGGGCAGTTGgcagccctggcaccaggccctTCTCTAGCTAGACAACTGTGCTCTGCTTCGCTCTGCTCCACTTCACTCCTCTCCTCAatgccctgctctgctctgctctgctccatgCTGGTTTGCTTTGCAGTGCTGGGCTGCTCTGCTGTGCTCCAGCAAGACACCTTCATTGTTTCAGCTCAGCCAGGAAAACAGTCTTCAATCAtaggtggaaagggaaagtgtacTCAGAGCCAAAGGACAGCTGGCTTATATGGACAGAAGGCCATGCCCCTGGTCCCTGAGTAGTCTGTCCTCATACAATAAGGACCCCAAATTCTCACAATTTGATTAGTCCAAAGAACACTTCCCTAATTGCTCAGaatggagctgctctgattggctggtgaagATGTTGATGGGATATAGCTGGACAACTGATTGAAttgggaaagcctcagtcctattggttgaaagaGGATTccaggaatctataataataaaagcttaatatgtaaatcaaccaaaTAGGGGAACGACcgtccagatgtccttctggatgaccttctggacaaagccggggctgtgagggccaaggcagctggggctgcgaaggcctactctcgcacgaatttcgtgcatagggcctctagttcctctgtaagggctggctcagatggcaggaacacagtggaggcaggcagttcagtgcaggcctctccctgaagtgcagtttgcaTGAAAGGCCTCTGTGTAGAAATGACTGCTaggttctttttcttaaaatctgAGCCCAGTTAatcaccaggagcccttcttaatAGATGTCTTCTTTCTCAGGTTTATAATGTGAATTTCAGATACTGTAGTTCCTGGGTAATATGtagaaatatatacataacaAGATAATGAGTAAAATAACTGTAGTTGGTGTAATTTCCCTTTCCCATTACTCATTTTGTATCCCCTCCACCTTCAGCTAACTCCTCGCTGGTGGTGATCTTTCCTGGTAGGATGACAAGGCTTCATCCTGCAGCGGCCCCACATGGCCCTGCATGCATTTTCGTGCTATGGCCTCTGTTTCCTTTCCCACACAATCTGGGAAGGATCAGGAGAGTATCCTGAGTTCCATCATGCCCCTCGGTCCCCACTGAGCAGCAGCAAAACCCTGCTGCCCCTGAAAGTCAAGATCAGTCACTCCACCCAGCAGAGCAACCCTGATTTGCCTGATGCCTCTGGTGTGAGGCAAACATCCAGGGGAACAGGGTCTGTCCTTGGTGTAAGCATCCTGCCTGGAAATGAAGACCTCTGATCCAGCAGAGACCAAAGTTGAGGGAACAGGAAGCTGACACTGTGAGGCATGAGTAGTTGTGAAAGggacct from the Myotis daubentonii chromosome 7, mMyoDau2.1, whole genome shotgun sequence genome contains:
- the DUSP28 gene encoding dual specificity phosphatase 28, producing the protein MPERVMDSGGAERLGGGPATQPPLAHVAPSLFLGNARTAAASELLACAGVTLCVNVSRQQPGPRAPGVAELRVPVFDDPAEDLLAHLEPTCAAMEAAVRAGGACLVYCKNGRSRLAAVCTAYLMRHRGLSLAQAFQTVKSARPVAEPNPGFWSQLQKYEEGLQSRSRLTPEPSTQ